A part of Halomarina litorea genomic DNA contains:
- a CDS encoding sulfatase: protein MNVLLVTIDAWRASHASFAGAADRQYTPNLDALAADGVVFTQAVSHGPSTPYAFPALFTSTLPLDHGGYERISPERPLVSEPLHAAGYRCIGVHGNPWLGAKYGYGRGYDDYRDVGEFRAPGADRVRELLIDRFGLDHPMYRAAQTLFRRMQGPMQRLRGENDEVNVARRLLAASDGDRFVWVHLLSPHAPYAPPRRHREWAGVPPSVDAVALTTRAQRTPDALSAAEREAVRRLYAASVHHADERVGDLLRAVDDRWLVVVTADHGEALFEHGQVGHEPALFDELLHVPLLVRPPAGTPVVPRRVDAQVRHVDVAPTILEYAGVDPPPTFTGRSLRPLVEGATGVDRVAVSEVASTRTTPGRVAPDALQIAVRLPGRKVVEDGTGRRGYDLVADPGESTPIPSVDLVGPDWEPLLATMAERRERVRSTLGGDDSNAGRDPRDATTEQRLRDLGYLE, encoded by the coding sequence ATGAACGTCCTTCTCGTCACGATCGACGCGTGGCGGGCCTCCCACGCCTCGTTCGCGGGAGCCGCCGACCGGCAGTACACGCCGAACCTCGACGCGCTGGCAGCCGACGGCGTGGTCTTCACGCAGGCGGTGAGCCACGGCCCGTCGACCCCGTACGCCTTTCCGGCGCTGTTCACCTCGACGCTACCGCTCGACCACGGCGGCTACGAGCGCATCTCCCCCGAGCGGCCGCTGGTGAGCGAACCCCTGCACGCGGCGGGGTACCGCTGTATCGGCGTCCACGGGAACCCCTGGCTCGGCGCGAAGTACGGCTACGGCCGGGGCTACGACGACTACCGCGACGTCGGCGAGTTCCGCGCGCCGGGCGCAGACCGGGTGCGCGAGTTGCTCATCGACCGATTCGGCCTCGACCATCCGATGTACCGCGCGGCACAGACCCTGTTCCGGCGGATGCAGGGGCCGATGCAGCGCCTCCGGGGAGAGAACGACGAGGTGAACGTCGCCCGTCGGTTGCTCGCAGCGAGTGACGGCGACCGGTTCGTCTGGGTCCATCTGCTCTCGCCACACGCCCCCTACGCACCGCCCCGTCGCCACCGGGAGTGGGCGGGCGTCCCGCCGTCCGTCGACGCCGTCGCGCTCACGACACGCGCCCAGCGGACGCCGGACGCGCTCTCAGCCGCCGAGCGGGAGGCGGTCCGGCGGTTGTACGCCGCCTCCGTCCACCACGCCGACGAACGGGTCGGCGACCTCCTGCGCGCAGTCGACGACAGGTGGCTGGTCGTCGTCACGGCCGACCACGGCGAGGCGCTGTTCGAACACGGGCAGGTCGGACACGAACCCGCGCTGTTCGACGAACTGCTCCACGTCCCGCTGTTGGTCCGTCCCCCGGCGGGTACCCCCGTCGTCCCCCGTCGCGTCGACGCGCAGGTCCGCCACGTCGACGTCGCCCCGACGATTCTCGAGTACGCCGGCGTCGACCCGCCGCCGACGTTCACCGGCCGGTCGCTCCGACCGCTGGTGGAGGGTGCGACCGGTGTGGACCGGGTGGCCGTCTCGGAGGTGGCCTCGACCCGGACGACGCCCGGACGGGTCGCCCCCGACGCACTCCAGATTGCGGTGCGACTCCCGGGGCGGAAAGTCGTCGAAGACGGAACGGGCCGCCGGGGGTACGACCTCGTCGCCGACCCCGGCGAATCGACCCCCATCCCCTCCGTCGACCTCGTCGGCCCGGACTGGGAGCCGTTGCTGGCGACAATGGCCGAGCGCCGCGAACGAGTCCGGTCGACGCTCGGGGGCGACGACTCGAACGCCGGACGGGACCCACGGGACGCGACGACCGAACAGCGCCTTCGGGACCTCGGTTACCTGGAGTGA
- a CDS encoding CBS domain-containing protein: protein MKVDVDAGSPAKTVVPDTPVRGAAAKLVGEDLGAVVVLDGRGHIAGLLTATNVVRASGTGPCRRTRPSRSSCRRTC from the coding sequence GTGAAGGTGGACGTGGACGCCGGGTCCCCCGCGAAGACCGTCGTTCCGGACACCCCGGTCCGCGGCGCCGCGGCGAAACTCGTCGGAGAGGACCTCGGCGCGGTGGTCGTCCTCGATGGCCGGGGCCACATCGCGGGGCTCCTCACGGCGACAAACGTCGTTCGCGCGTCGGGGACGGGACCCTGTCGCCGGACGCGACCGTCGCGGAGTTCATGCAGACGGACGTGCTGA
- a CDS encoding TetR/AcrR family transcriptional regulator produces MRSFSDSERTRIRRQMRETGRELFARYGLRKTTIAELTEPAGIATSTFYQFYDSKEELYLELLEEEGEEIAGRLVGNSFERYDDPERAIEAFLLGVMDEIETNPLVHQLVVSDDLDALRAEFSDEELAAEQDRDVAYFLPYVTAWHEAGRVAGPSPEVVAHAIRSVALLTLHEEDIPLYDDVKEALVTAVARGLTVRSEDRR; encoded by the coding sequence ATGCGGAGTTTCAGCGACAGCGAACGGACGCGCATTCGCCGGCAGATGCGGGAGACGGGCCGCGAACTGTTCGCCCGGTACGGCCTCCGGAAGACCACCATCGCCGAACTCACCGAGCCGGCGGGCATCGCCACCAGCACGTTCTACCAGTTTTACGACTCGAAGGAGGAGCTGTACCTCGAACTACTGGAGGAGGAAGGCGAGGAGATCGCGGGCCGGCTCGTCGGGAACTCCTTCGAGCGCTACGACGACCCCGAGCGAGCCATCGAGGCGTTCCTGCTCGGCGTGATGGACGAGATAGAGACGAACCCGCTGGTCCACCAGCTCGTGGTGAGCGACGACCTCGACGCCCTCCGGGCGGAGTTCTCCGACGAGGAACTCGCCGCCGAACAGGACCGCGACGTCGCATACTTCCTGCCGTACGTGACGGCGTGGCACGAGGCGGGACGGGTGGCCGGCCCCTCGCCGGAGGTGGTCGCCCACGCCATCCGGTCGGTGGCGCTGTTGACCCTCCACGAGGAGGACATCCCGCTGTACGACGACGTGAAGGAGGCGCTCGTCACCGCCGTCGCGCGGGGGTTGACCGTCCGGAGCGAGGACCGCCGATGA
- a CDS encoding glycosyltransferase family 4 protein — protein MNSSNRHDGPSPRVALCPHISLAHYRGGEKWVAELANRLAADGVDVAVRALPYLPGGERRVAVRDVLDARVPYHEAWRHDLSAFDTAYVLYMPLAHLPFAGAPRTIAGIHSWVYVTDRLYEPHYGAVPTAVKLLYRAIGRWDLARFDAVHAVSPVYDSPHPVTHYIPNFVDTERFHPDRAPLADEFTVLVAAAHIPEKGWDTACRVAARLPEGTRVVATGTSDDPSVFGLGFLDEDALSRAYARAHVVLHPARVDTDSMVINEACASGTPVVTTPLPTHLGDGRAVLRRGSVREMVDAIETLRREWEAGDDYVRRCRIARRLGEEHGVDVVYPRLKRLLLSSGEDDPARVPPRLDRASRGRLA, from the coding sequence ATGAACTCGTCGAATCGACACGACGGTCCCAGCCCGCGTGTGGCGCTCTGTCCGCACATCTCCCTCGCGCACTACCGTGGTGGGGAGAAGTGGGTCGCGGAACTCGCTAACCGCCTCGCCGCCGATGGCGTGGACGTAGCGGTCCGGGCGCTCCCCTATCTCCCCGGCGGCGAGCGCCGCGTCGCGGTCCGCGACGTCCTCGACGCGCGCGTCCCCTACCACGAGGCGTGGCGACACGACCTCTCGGCGTTCGACACCGCCTACGTCCTCTACATGCCGCTCGCGCACCTCCCGTTCGCCGGCGCGCCGCGGACCATCGCCGGTATCCACTCGTGGGTGTACGTCACCGACCGTCTGTACGAACCCCACTACGGGGCGGTCCCGACGGCCGTCAAACTTCTCTACCGCGCCATCGGCCGCTGGGACCTCGCGCGCTTCGACGCCGTCCACGCGGTCTCCCCCGTCTACGACTCCCCGCACCCCGTCACCCACTACATCCCCAACTTCGTCGATACCGAGCGGTTTCACCCGGACCGTGCGCCCCTCGCCGACGAGTTCACCGTGCTCGTGGCGGCGGCACACATCCCGGAGAAGGGCTGGGACACCGCGTGTCGGGTGGCTGCTCGCCTCCCCGAGGGGACGCGAGTCGTCGCCACCGGGACCAGCGACGACCCGAGCGTCTTCGGTCTCGGGTTCCTCGACGAAGACGCCCTCTCCCGGGCGTACGCGCGAGCGCACGTCGTCCTCCACCCGGCGCGGGTGGACACGGACAGCATGGTCATCAACGAGGCGTGTGCCAGTGGCACCCCCGTCGTCACGACGCCCCTCCCTACGCACCTCGGCGACGGCCGGGCGGTGCTCCGCCGCGGGAGCGTTCGTGAGATGGTCGACGCCATCGAGACGCTTCGCCGGGAGTGGGAGGCCGGGGACGACTACGTCCGCCGGTGTCGGATCGCGCGACGGCTGGGCGAGGAACACGGCGTCGACGTAGTGTACCCCCGGCTCAAACGCCTGTTGCTGTCGTCCGGAGAGGACGACCCCGCCCGCGTCCCTCCGCGCCTCGACCGGGCCTCCCGAGGGCGACTGGCGTGA
- a CDS encoding GtrA family protein, which yields MSVHESTSTPRSRESYARFVRYLLVGLVGVGVNQSVLFLATGVAGISYVIGGALSRLVSIAVNYQLNDSWTWRDRGEPGRRAWTVRGGKYLLTRAVGVLVGYGSFVALVELAGLHYLLANLLAIAVGVLWGFGASERWVWRADESRSSAHSPEGSTGGPNGRGSDPAAASRRGIVTRAGGWLDAVVGRGRRIDRSTWSVLALSGLLFVGFSAYTVVLYREFQLTGADFGSYVHMFSTTLNGDGFLLQGKFRPDHPGGEYWGAHFSLTLLVFLPVFALAPYPETLLLSKAAVLAASVPVLWSLARHHVSDRVAGLVVVSYALNPFLWSAWAFDFQEQILLPLFVFVAFHAYARRRYVAFLVALGLAMLTNEFVVLVAGAALVGLLVGTLRTGEHRDGLPFIVAGAALAVVLYVVTGAVIAQFSVASGIPKRVLAVPLQPLVPGMRVSAVDLVSAALGDPDVVVRTVGANWQRKAVFFIAFLLPVGFLALYDEVSLGALAPFLLFAWFLSSKPAYYQFGAHYPLYLLPFLYVGALRVLARGRPGPVPWPTGRLSRHGVVALALGLLLVNAGAFAVIAGGNTQYPRTIDDDHEATLRAAIDAVPPDASLVVQNDVYPHVATRSDASFVVAPFEFREYERLYGPISPDYVLVDTALGRDHWPVTVVEVFGDRLGSEYGLSRYEDGVWLFERGYVGPVLGVTSDAPAFRFAATDLRTGTSQVVGDRLVATVSGPDAGNGQLWYGPYVRLLPGTYEARYRLHVTGSGEEPVVALNVAVGRDHRVIEREVVGDTDGWTDVAVRFTLDSLTGRVEFRGAAAGGEGVVHLERVDIRYVGRPSNASTEGARAGFEGR from the coding sequence GTGAGCGTTCACGAGTCGACCTCGACCCCCCGGTCGCGCGAGTCGTACGCTCGGTTCGTCCGGTACCTCCTCGTCGGACTCGTCGGGGTCGGCGTCAACCAGAGCGTGCTGTTTCTCGCGACGGGCGTGGCGGGCATCTCCTACGTCATCGGAGGAGCGCTCAGCCGCCTCGTGAGTATCGCCGTCAACTACCAGCTGAACGACTCGTGGACGTGGCGCGACCGTGGCGAACCGGGTCGCCGCGCGTGGACGGTACGCGGCGGGAAGTACCTCCTGACGCGCGCCGTCGGCGTCCTCGTCGGCTACGGGTCGTTCGTCGCGCTGGTCGAACTCGCCGGCCTTCACTACCTGCTCGCCAACCTCCTCGCTATCGCCGTCGGCGTGCTCTGGGGGTTCGGCGCGAGCGAACGGTGGGTGTGGCGGGCCGACGAGTCGCGTTCGAGCGCGCACTCCCCCGAGGGCTCCACCGGCGGCCCGAACGGTCGGGGGTCGGACCCGGCGGCCGCTTCCCGACGAGGAATCGTCACCCGGGCGGGCGGATGGCTCGACGCCGTCGTCGGCCGTGGGCGCCGTATCGACCGCTCGACGTGGTCGGTACTCGCGCTCTCCGGACTCCTCTTCGTCGGGTTCTCCGCGTACACCGTGGTGCTCTACCGGGAGTTCCAGCTCACCGGCGCGGACTTCGGCTCGTACGTCCACATGTTCTCGACGACGCTCAACGGCGACGGATTCCTCCTCCAGGGGAAGTTCCGGCCCGACCACCCCGGCGGGGAGTACTGGGGGGCTCACTTCTCGCTCACGCTGCTGGTGTTTCTCCCCGTGTTCGCGCTCGCACCCTACCCCGAGACGCTGTTGCTCTCGAAGGCGGCGGTGCTCGCCGCCAGCGTTCCGGTGCTCTGGTCGCTGGCGCGCCACCACGTGAGTGACCGCGTCGCGGGACTGGTCGTGGTCTCGTACGCCCTCAATCCCTTCCTGTGGTCCGCGTGGGCGTTCGACTTTCAGGAGCAGATACTGCTGCCGCTGTTCGTCTTCGTGGCGTTTCACGCGTACGCCCGCCGTCGCTACGTCGCCTTCCTCGTCGCGCTCGGACTGGCGATGCTCACCAACGAGTTCGTCGTCCTCGTCGCCGGCGCCGCACTCGTCGGTCTCCTCGTCGGTACGCTCCGCACCGGGGAGCACCGCGACGGACTTCCGTTCATCGTCGCCGGGGCGGCGCTGGCAGTGGTGCTGTACGTCGTCACTGGGGCCGTCATCGCCCAGTTCAGCGTCGCGTCGGGCATCCCGAAACGCGTTCTCGCGGTGCCGCTTCAGCCCCTCGTGCCGGGGATGCGCGTCTCGGCCGTCGACCTCGTCTCGGCGGCGCTGGGCGACCCCGACGTCGTCGTGCGGACGGTGGGCGCCAACTGGCAGCGGAAGGCGGTCTTCTTCATCGCGTTCCTGCTGCCGGTCGGGTTCCTCGCCCTGTACGACGAGGTGTCCCTCGGTGCGCTCGCGCCCTTCCTGCTGTTCGCGTGGTTCCTCTCGAGCAAGCCCGCCTACTACCAGTTCGGGGCGCACTACCCGCTGTATCTCCTCCCGTTCCTCTACGTCGGCGCGCTCCGGGTGCTCGCTCGTGGGCGTCCCGGTCCCGTCCCGTGGCCGACGGGCCGTCTCTCGCGGCACGGTGTGGTCGCGCTCGCCCTCGGCCTTCTGCTGGTAAACGCGGGCGCGTTCGCGGTCATCGCGGGCGGGAACACCCAGTACCCCCGGACGATCGACGACGACCACGAGGCCACGCTGCGGGCGGCCATCGACGCGGTCCCACCCGACGCCTCCCTCGTCGTCCAGAACGACGTCTACCCGCACGTCGCGACCCGCTCCGACGCCTCCTTCGTCGTAGCGCCCTTCGAGTTCCGGGAGTACGAACGGCTGTACGGTCCTATCTCGCCCGACTACGTCCTCGTCGATACGGCACTCGGTCGGGACCACTGGCCCGTGACGGTCGTCGAGGTCTTCGGCGACCGACTCGGCTCGGAGTACGGACTCTCCCGCTACGAGGACGGCGTGTGGCTCTTCGAGCGGGGATACGTCGGACCGGTGCTCGGGGTCACCAGCGACGCGCCGGCGTTCCGCTTCGCCGCGACCGACCTTCGAACGGGTACGTCACAGGTCGTCGGTGACCGACTCGTCGCCACCGTCTCCGGTCCCGACGCCGGGAACGGCCAGCTCTGGTACGGCCCGTACGTCCGACTGCTCCCGGGGACGTACGAGGCGAGGTACCGCCTCCACGTGACGGGGTCGGGCGAGGAACCGGTCGTGGCGCTGAACGTCGCCGTCGGTCGGGACCACCGGGTCATCGAGCGGGAAGTCGTCGGCGACACCGACGGCTGGACGGACGTCGCGGTGCGGTTCACGCTCGACTCCCTGACGGGCCGGGTGGAGTTCCGGGGGGCGGCCGCCGGCGGCGAGGGGGTCGTCCACCTCGAACGCGTCGACATCCGCTACGTCGGCCGGCCCTCGAACGCGTCGACGGAGGGCGCGAGAGCGGGGTTCGAGGGGCGATGA
- a CDS encoding ABC transporter ATP-binding protein, with protein MSAITTTGLTKYYGDVRGVEDLSFEVREGEVFGFLGPNGAGKTTTIRTLMGFLSPTEGTATVLGADITDAAALREARARVGYLPSEPAFDETVTGRRLVEYHGSLRGDVRSDELLDLFDPPLDRKVGEYSRGNKQMLAIVLAFMHDPDLVVMDEPTSGLDPLKQERFLEFVRAEQDRGKTFFFSSHILSEVRKVCDRVGIVRDGRLVELEDVDSLLDRTGKTVRARVGGPVAAADFAIEGAHDVTVGGESSTPVAAESDGGEDAVTVSFTYTGPYEPLLTHLLEYDLYDLTIEEAPLEDVFMRFYGEGDAEAVVERIESQRVRETEAADV; from the coding sequence ATGTCCGCCATCACGACCACCGGTCTGACGAAGTACTACGGCGATGTCCGTGGCGTCGAGGACCTCTCCTTCGAGGTGCGGGAGGGGGAGGTGTTCGGTTTCCTGGGGCCGAACGGGGCCGGGAAGACGACGACCATCCGGACGCTGATGGGCTTCCTGTCGCCCACCGAGGGGACGGCGACGGTCCTCGGGGCGGACATCACCGACGCGGCCGCACTTCGGGAGGCACGCGCGCGCGTCGGCTACCTGCCGAGCGAACCGGCGTTCGACGAGACCGTCACCGGCCGACGACTCGTGGAGTACCACGGGTCCCTGCGCGGTGACGTGCGAAGCGACGAACTCCTCGACCTGTTCGACCCGCCGCTGGACCGGAAGGTCGGCGAGTACTCGCGGGGGAACAAGCAGATGCTCGCCATCGTGCTGGCGTTCATGCACGACCCGGACCTCGTCGTCATGGACGAACCCACCTCGGGGCTGGACCCCCTCAAGCAGGAGCGGTTCCTCGAGTTCGTCCGCGCCGAACAGGACCGGGGGAAGACGTTCTTCTTCTCCTCGCACATCCTGAGCGAGGTTCGCAAGGTCTGCGACCGGGTCGGCATCGTTCGGGACGGCAGACTCGTCGAACTGGAGGACGTCGACTCGCTGCTCGACCGGACCGGGAAGACGGTCCGGGCGCGCGTCGGCGGGCCGGTGGCCGCCGCCGACTTCGCCATCGAGGGCGCTCACGACGTCACGGTCGGCGGCGAGTCGTCGACCCCGGTCGCCGCAGAGTCAGATGGGGGGGAGGACGCCGTCACCGTCTCGTTCACCTACACCGGGCCGTACGAACCGCTGCTCACCCACCTGCTGGAGTACGACCTCTACGACCTCACCATCGAGGAGGCGCCCCTCGAAGATGTCTTCATGCGCTTCTACGGCGAGGGTGACGCCGAGGCGGTCGTCGAACGCATCGAATCCCAGCGCGTGCGGGAGACAGAGGCGGCCGATGTTTGA
- a CDS encoding ABC transporter permease: MGTETGTRPAVGRRTGGLLDVARFEGERRLWTTAVLAAVFVLFGGMFVALAPTLVSTNAYDDIIASMPPALNALLGFENFSSVEGILSGEFYTFTWVVGLGAYLAYSAAGSVAGDLKHDRMDTLLAAPVSRTDVLLGKYLALFVPVLALNVLVPLALYAGTVLIDDPVSPTALAALHALSVPYLLCWGAVGLLLGVVVRGGRTAGRVALGVVLAAWLVEAFVVGTDAEWLGALSPMRYFEPSAVLVDGTYDAAGAALLLAVAIVCVALARARFVGADL, from the coding sequence ATGGGCACCGAGACCGGGACGCGACCCGCAGTCGGTCGCCGGACCGGCGGACTGCTCGACGTCGCCCGGTTCGAGGGCGAGCGACGGCTCTGGACGACCGCCGTCCTCGCCGCCGTCTTCGTGCTGTTCGGCGGGATGTTCGTCGCGCTCGCGCCCACCCTCGTCTCGACGAACGCGTACGATGACATCATCGCCTCGATGCCGCCCGCGCTCAACGCACTGCTGGGCTTCGAGAACTTCTCGTCCGTCGAGGGCATCCTCTCCGGCGAGTTCTACACCTTCACGTGGGTCGTCGGACTGGGCGCGTACCTCGCCTACAGCGCCGCCGGGAGCGTCGCCGGCGACCTGAAACACGACCGGATGGACACCCTGCTCGCCGCGCCCGTCTCCCGGACGGACGTCCTCCTCGGGAAGTACCTCGCGCTGTTCGTGCCCGTTCTCGCGCTGAACGTCCTCGTCCCCCTCGCGCTGTACGCGGGGACCGTCCTCATCGACGACCCCGTCTCGCCGACGGCCCTCGCGGCGCTCCACGCCCTCTCGGTCCCGTACCTCCTGTGCTGGGGGGCCGTGGGCCTCCTGCTGGGCGTCGTCGTCCGCGGGGGTCGGACGGCGGGCCGGGTCGCGCTGGGGGTCGTCCTCGCGGCGTGGCTCGTCGAGGCGTTCGTCGTCGGCACCGACGCCGAGTGGCTGGGCGCGCTCTCGCCGATGCGCTACTTCGAGCCGTCAGCGGTGCTCGTCGACGGGACGTACGACGCCGCGGGGGCGGCGCTCCTGCTGGCCGTCGCCATCGTCTGTGTCGCACTCGCCCGGGCGCGCTTCGTGGGGGCGGACCTGTGA
- a CDS encoding ABC transporter permease subunit, whose protein sequence is MFETARYESERRLPGAAVVALGLSALAAMMVIIAPGLLDQFDVEELGAAFPPELVEAMQLEVIGTIEGFLALELYWFGWLLVFGVYVAYSAAGSIAGDIDDGTMDTLLAAPVSRWGVLGETFLSLLTPILVVNVVVLVVVYVGTQFVGEPVAAADLVAVHALSVPYLLFWGAFGTLASVVAPRRVVAEGVAAGALVATFLVETVADGTDLDWLGTLSPTRYYDPVAILTASEYDLVGAGVLLAGAAALLLAGGALFARRDV, encoded by the coding sequence ATGTTTGAGACGGCCCGCTACGAGTCCGAGCGGCGGCTTCCCGGGGCGGCCGTCGTCGCCCTCGGCCTGTCCGCGCTCGCGGCGATGATGGTCATCATCGCGCCCGGACTGCTCGACCAGTTCGACGTGGAGGAACTCGGCGCCGCGTTCCCGCCGGAACTCGTCGAGGCGATGCAGTTGGAGGTCATCGGGACCATCGAGGGGTTCCTCGCGCTCGAACTGTACTGGTTCGGCTGGCTCCTCGTGTTCGGCGTCTACGTCGCCTACAGCGCCGCCGGGAGCATCGCGGGCGACATCGACGACGGGACGATGGACACGCTGCTCGCCGCCCCCGTCTCGCGGTGGGGCGTCCTCGGCGAGACGTTCCTCTCGCTGCTCACGCCCATCCTCGTCGTCAACGTCGTCGTCCTCGTCGTCGTGTACGTGGGCACCCAGTTCGTCGGCGAACCCGTCGCCGCGGCTGACCTCGTGGCTGTCCACGCCCTCTCGGTCCCGTACCTCCTGTTCTGGGGTGCGTTCGGGACCCTCGCGTCGGTCGTCGCCCCGCGGCGCGTCGTCGCGGAGGGCGTCGCCGCGGGGGCCCTCGTCGCCACGTTCCTCGTCGAGACGGTGGCGGACGGGACGGACCTCGACTGGCTCGGGACGCTCTCGCCGACGCGCTACTACGACCCCGTCGCCATCCTGACCGCGAGCGAGTACGACCTCGTGGGCGCGGGCGTCCTGCTCGCGGGCGCCGCCGCCCTGCTCCTCGCGGGCGGCGCGCTGTTCGCACGGAGGGACGTCTGA
- a CDS encoding alpha/beta fold hydrolase → MSGRATWGRCRSAPRCFRRPRGAALGRFAHPHSCPGWQDILDYSVVDSTGSVPEERLEELKWQHRGSQRAATNDLQAWADHDVTDELGEAKCPVLLVRGVEDFFVQDDVFRTTVDELPEVTAEVLDGVGHYPMMEAPEQTAAAITSFLKSVG, encoded by the coding sequence GTGTCGGGACGCGCTACGTGGGGGCGATGCAGGAGTGCTCCGAGGTGCTTCAGGCGGCCGCGCGGCGCGGCGCTCGGTCGGTTCGCCCATCCCCACTCGTGTCCCGGCTGGCAGGACATCCTCGACTACTCCGTCGTCGACTCGACGGGGTCCGTCCCGGAAGAGCGCCTCGAGGAACTGAAGTGGCAACACCGCGGCTCCCAGCGGGCGGCGACGAACGACCTCCAGGCCTGGGCGGACCACGACGTCACCGACGAACTCGGCGAGGCGAAGTGTCCCGTCTTGCTGGTTCGCGGGGTGGAGGACTTCTTCGTTCAGGACGACGTGTTCCGGACGACCGTCGACGAACTGCCGGAGGTGACGGCCGAAGTTCTCGACGGCGTGGGGCACTACCCGATGATGGAAGCGCCGGAGCAGACTGCGGCGGCCATCACGTCGTTCCTGAAATCGGTGGGGTGA
- a CDS encoding class I SAM-dependent methyltransferase — MDPDDNRRGWAERSEEFSPAYYARIGPNEVSRTLATVLDYYAHEDAAILEVGCSSGRHLAHLLEAGYENLTGIDINDESFDVMADRYPRLAETGTFHTGAIEDLVPEFPDDAFDVVYSVETLQHVHPDDEWVFNELVRVAADLLVTGENEGNSPQRGRGDHEVSYVNDDFPLFHRNWKGVFSERGLAQLLCEPSERDTVRVFRVL, encoded by the coding sequence ATGGACCCCGACGACAACCGGCGCGGGTGGGCCGAGCGCTCCGAGGAGTTCTCGCCGGCCTACTACGCCCGCATCGGCCCCAACGAGGTGAGTCGGACGCTCGCGACGGTCCTCGACTACTACGCCCACGAGGACGCCGCGATTCTGGAAGTAGGCTGTAGTTCGGGCCGCCACCTCGCCCACCTCCTCGAAGCGGGCTACGAGAACCTCACCGGCATCGACATCAACGACGAATCCTTCGACGTGATGGCCGACCGGTACCCGCGCCTCGCCGAGACGGGGACGTTCCACACCGGCGCCATCGAGGACCTCGTCCCGGAGTTCCCCGACGACGCCTTCGACGTGGTCTACTCCGTCGAGACGCTCCAGCACGTCCACCCCGACGACGAGTGGGTGTTCAACGAACTGGTGCGCGTCGCAGCGGACCTCCTCGTCACCGGGGAGAACGAGGGAAACAGCCCGCAACGAGGCCGGGGCGACCACGAGGTGAGCTACGTCAACGACGACTTCCCGCTGTTCCACCGCAACTGGAAAGGGGTCTTCTCGGAACGCGGCCTCGCGCAGTTGCTGTGCGAACCGAGCGAGCGCGACACGGTCCGCGTGTTCCGCGTGCTCTGA
- a CDS encoding CBS domain-containing protein yields the protein MQTDVLTTTRDTPVEDVAATMVDHLAHHVPVVEGRVVVGIVSTLDLTAQLTAPREPAGA from the coding sequence ATGCAGACGGACGTGCTGACGACGACGCGCGACACGCCCGTCGAGGACGTCGCGGCGACGATGGTCGACCACCTCGCCCACCACGTTCCCGTCGTCGAGGGACGGGTGGTCGTCGGCATCGTGTCGACGCTGGACCTGACGGCGCAGTTGACCGCACCACGGGAACCCGCCGGGGCGTGA
- a CDS encoding polyprenol monophosphomannose synthase — translation MSLVLPTYNEASNVVTAIDRCVAALTGYTFELIVVDDHSPDGTSRLVHSRYGTDDRIRLIDRRERGLAAAVVEGIRESTYDWCIVIDADLQHPPEYLPSLVAAFDADVDVVVGSRYVEGGAIEGWSLARRLVSRGATALARRALPQIRGVADPLSGFFAVRRARLDDVELAPIGYKVLLELLVACDPDRVREVPYVFHERERGESKLSPVEYVQFLRHLARLLRRARSAAADARGGEPTSNPTAPTGDGWGRHSR, via the coding sequence GTGTCTCTCGTCCTCCCGACGTACAACGAGGCATCGAACGTGGTCACCGCCATCGACCGCTGTGTGGCGGCACTGACCGGGTACACGTTCGAACTCATCGTCGTCGACGACCACTCGCCGGACGGGACCAGCCGACTGGTTCACTCCCGGTACGGGACCGACGACCGCATCCGCCTCATCGATCGGCGGGAGCGAGGACTCGCGGCCGCCGTCGTCGAGGGGATTCGCGAATCGACCTACGACTGGTGTATCGTGATCGATGCGGACCTCCAGCACCCGCCGGAGTACCTCCCATCGCTGGTGGCCGCGTTCGATGCGGACGTCGACGTCGTCGTCGGGAGCCGGTACGTCGAGGGGGGCGCTATCGAGGGGTGGTCACTCGCCAGACGACTCGTCAGCCGCGGCGCCACCGCGCTCGCCAGACGCGCCCTCCCGCAGATACGGGGCGTCGCCGACCCCCTGAGCGGGTTCTTCGCGGTGCGCCGAGCGCGCCTCGACGACGTCGAACTGGCACCCATCGGGTACAAGGTGTTGCTCGAACTGCTCGTAGCGTGTGACCCCGACCGTGTCAGGGAGGTCCCCTACGTGTTTCACGAACGCGAGCGGGGGGAGTCGAAGCTCAGCCCCGTCGAGTACGTCCAGTTCCTCCGCCACCTCGCCCGCCTGCTGCGACGGGCACGGAGCGCGGCCGCGGACGCGAGGGGCGGAGAGCCGACGTCGAACCCGACGGCGCCGACGGGCGATGGGTGGGGTCGTCACTCCAGGTAA